The sequence TTTTCAACACTTTATATTCACAAATTGTTTTTGAGCAAACCGGTTATCAGTTTGGAGAACTGAAAAACTGGAGTCAGAATCCGGCAATATTTGAATTTTATAATGCCGGAACCCAACAGGATGCTTTTTTGAAATCAGTAAAAAACCCCAATGTTCATGTCAAATACCCGAATACTTACATAGAGCCGGGAAGCAGCGGAAAAGTGCTGGTATATTTTGAGCCGCAGAATATTGGCCGTTTCACTGAAAAAATAAAAATATACACGGTTTGGTCGGAAAAACCTGTTGAACTGACCATCAGTGGAATGGTAACGGATGTGCTGGAATGTCCTAATCTAAATCTTCCTGCTGATCCCCGCCTGCTCGTTTCGGAACAGATTATAGAAGTGATAGATAAAAATACCCGAAAACCCATTTATCAGGCAGACGTTTCGGCTATTGCCTCAAACGGTAAAACATTTACAAGAAAAACCAACCGGCAAGGATTGATTAACCTGACCCTTGAAACAGGCATGTATTTAATAAAAGCCTCGGCAACAGGATATTATCCGGCTGAAGACTACTATTATCTGAATAAAAACACACTTAAAACCACCATTGAACTTAGCCCTGTATCAGACATGTCGTTTGAAAACCCGGAAATTGTTCAGCCTGACACTCAGATGACTACTAAAAAAAATAAACCTGAACCCGGAAAAATAGTCGGTTTTGTTGTGGATTCGCTGACCCGCCAGCCGGTTGAAAGGGCATTTGTCAGGCTATCTGCTGACGGACAGGTTTCAAAAACCTATACAACCATAGCTGACGGTTTCTTTAGTTTTTCAGCAAATAATGGCAGTTATCAGCTTCATGCCACTGCATCAGGATATTTCCCATGGAAAAAATCAATTAGTATTCAGCTACAAATGGATACCCTGATTATCGAAATGTCGGCCAGCAAACCTGTTGAAGAGAAAAAACCACCTGCAAGCCGGGAATATCTGGAAATAAGCGGAATTGTAATAGATGCCGTTACTGAAAAGCCTGTCTCCAATGCTGCGATTAAGTTTTACGATCAATACAATGTTCCTTCAGTTTATACTACTTTCAAAGACGGACGATTCCGGAAAAATCTGAAAAAGGGAGAATATCACGTTACGATTAAAGCAAAAGGCTATCAGTTTTATGAAGACACCTTACAGGTCGAAAAAAGCAGGACGGGTATTGTTTACATTCTTCTGCCCGAAGATTTCAGGATAACTACAGAAACACCCGTGCCTGAAAAAACGGACATCCCCGTATTGTCTTCCGATACCACCACAGAGCTTTTGCCGAAAGAACTTTTTGCCGCAAACAATATTGTGTTTCTGATTGATGTCTCGTCATCCATGAAGCAATATCATAAACTTGAATACCTGAAAATATCCATGATCCGGCTGACAAAAGTTTTGAGAGATATTGACAAAGTAAGTCTGATCAGTTTTTCGACCAAACCGAAGGTACATTTCATTTCGGTGCCTACAGACCATAAAGACACCATCATTTCCACCATTCAGGAAATGGAGGCTTCAGGACTGACTTATGGCATTCAGGGACTTGAATCTGCTTATCAGATTGCCACTGACCATTTTATTGAAGGTGGTAATAACCAGCTCATTATCGCCACTGACGGAGATTTCAATAGTCCTGATTTTTCTGAACTTGAACTCATTAACCTCATTTCAAAATATGCCTCAAAAGGTATTAGCTTGTCTGTAATCGGATTTAAAACGGATGATAAATCAATAAGGCGAATGAAAAGAATGGCAGCATTTGGGAAAGGGAGCCTCCTTGTCATTGAAAATGAAGAGCAGGCAAAAAGTTTACTGATTGATGAAATCAGAGAAAAATCGAGAAAAAAGGAATGATTTTTTCTTAATACGCCATCAATTTTAACAACTGAATCTGATGAAAAAAATTTTTGAATCAGGCAGCAAACTCGTTATTCTGGCTTCATTAAGCTTATTTGTCGGGTTTATTGTCAGCTCCCTCTATGGGTTTTATATTCTGGGCAAAACAGTATTTATTACTTTTAACGGCTATGAACATCTTGATTCCGGCCTGCTGGCCATAAACATAATCAAAGTTATTGATATACAATTGCTTGCCGTCATTCAATATGTGATGTCAGTCGGACTTTACGAACTTTTTATCGGAGACCTGAACCTGCCCCCCTGGTTAAACATCCGCACCATCGATCAACTGAAAAGCAAGCTTGCCAGCGTGATTATTCTGATACTTGCCGTTAAGTTTACCGAAAAGGTAATGGACTGGAAACACCATATGGATATACTGTATCTCGCTATTGGCGTTTCGCTGGTAATATTCGTCTTGACCTATTATTACAAAGTAAAGGAAGAAAGACATGAGGAATGAATCAGTAGCCCTCTCCGACAACAATCTTCTTCGTGAATGCTTCACCCCCAAAATCACCTTTTACAATATAGATTCCCGGACTGATATCGGTCAGATGAAGGGCAAAAAGCTGCTTCCCTGTTTCGGGAATTGATTTTGTCAATAAAATTTTCCCGAAAAGATCGTAAAGAGTTAAATTCAGTGTTGATTTACCGATCATCAGATGTGTTTCAAAATAAAGTGTGCGTGAAGCAGGATTGGGATAAATATCCACCCTTGTATTTGAGTTAACGGAATCAAAATAATAAGTGCAGCCCGTGCTGATCATATTGTCGTAGCTGACCAATACATTTCTGTATTTTTTTATGGCACTTATCATTCTCTGAATCTGTCCGGGGGTATAAAGTTTCATACAATCATCCAGCGAATAATCCATAAAGTTTTCAATCATCCTGACATTCCCACACTGCTGCGGATGAGCACAAACCGGAGGTTTTGAATAATAATCCAGTGAGCAGTTCGGAGTATCGAGAATACCATCATCATCGTGGCAATCACCTTCTCCGTTATCGAAATCATCACCTCCCCAGGGATGTTTCAGGTCGAAATAATGTCCCATTTCATGTGTACAGGTTCGGCCAAGATGATAATCATTGTGTAAGCCGCTGTTACGGCCGAAAAATTTATAAACGATCACTATTCCATCACCTTCGAAAGAAGGGCCACCTGACTGGGAAGGCATATAGGAATATCCCTGAATATTTGAACTGCCATCAATTGATTTTACTACCCAGATGTTCAGATACTTCTCAGGATTCCAGTAACTGAGGTTTTTCATCAACATTTCATTGTCTGACGACATATCAGTCTGGTCGCTTTTTACCCGTATAATCCCGGAAGTCGGGTTGCCATCCGGATCACGGGAAGCAAGGCAAAAACGAATTTTAGCGTCTTTTCCCCTTGGATCGTTGTTATAGGCACCATAATGCCCAAAATCTTCGTTCAGTACCTCAATCTGCGATTTCAGAATATTATCGCTCAGATTTTCAACTCCATCATTATGAATAACATGAATGACTACGGGAATTATGTAATATTCCTGAGTAACATCGAGTTCCTGTTCATTTCTGTACTGAAATTCAGGTAAAGGCCTGAATTTTTCCTTGTTAATCAGCGACATCTGATGTGTCAGACAAATTCTCCTGTTCGTATCAGAAGATTGAGCCATCGTTTCCATTGAAATGATTGAAAACCAGATCAATATCGCGATATTTAGCCTGATAAAACTCATTTCAAAGACGAAATTGCTAAAAAAGCCATTAATCCGCTACCCGGACCAAGGATTGACTCCGGAAGATCGAATCTCGAATGATGAAGAGGATAGCTTTCTTTATCTGAAAAACCACTTCCCAAACGGTAAAAAACCGAAGGCCTGTTCAGGGAAAAGTAAGCAAAATCTTCGGATGTCATTCGTTGGGGAAGTTCAACCACATTATCTGCCCCCAGATATTGTATGGCCAGTTCTTTAAAACCGGCTGTCAGGGCAGGGTCATTGTAAAGGGCAGGATAACCTTTTCTGATTTCTGTTATGGCTTTAGCGCCCATTCCTGAAGCAATGGCCGAAACCATGGCCGGAAGTTTTTCGTGAATCTCACACCTGTAATTTTCATCAAAAGTTCTGAAAGTGCCTTCAAGATAAGCTTCTTCAGGAATGACATTGACTGCACCATTGGCAACAACTTTTCCAAAAGACAAAACAGCGGGAATGGTTGCAGGCGTTTGCCGGCTTATCAGTTGCTGAACAGCCGTAATAACCTGAGCCATAATGCTGACAGGATCAATAGCCTTCCATGGCATAGCCGCATGTCCGCCTTTTCCGATGATTTTAATATAAATTTCATCTGAAGAAGCCATAAAATAACCCGGGCAGAAACCTGCTTTACCGGCTGGAAGTTCCGGCAATACATGCTGCCCGACTACAAGGCTTACGGGAGGATTTTCAAGCACACCCTTTTCTATCATGGCTTTTGCTCCGCCAGGTACCTTTTCTTCGGCAGGCTGAAAAATCAGTTTTACCGAGCCGCTGAATTCATTTTTCAGCTCTGACAAAATACGGGCAGCTCCCAGCAACATGGTCATGTGGGCATCATGACCACAGGCATGCATAACTCCATCATTTTTAGAGCGATACGATTCGTCATTCATCTCATGGATTGGCAGGGCATCCATATCGGCTCGCAGGGCAACTACTTTTTTATCTACATCACATCCCCTGATAGTGGCAGTCAAACCTGTTCCTGCCATACGCTCTGGTTGAAGTCCAAGTTGATGAAGTTCATTTTCGATAAAAGCGGCAGTCTGATATTCGGCAAAGGATAATTCGGGATTTGCATGAAAATGTTGCCGTAAATAGGAAAGATAACTGCTGTTTTTATCAGCTAAAGATTTGATTTTACTTAGAAGCATTTTAGTATTTTAGTTCCGGAAATTCAATTTTGTCGGGTACAATCATGACACCTTTGAACTTTTCATCCTGCTTAAGTGCAAAATACAAGGGAAAGGCTTCGATTCGGGTTCTGAAATCACCTGCCCTGACTTTGAAATAAGGTTGTGTAAAACTCAGATACACCCTGACATCGGGATAAGACTGCATAAACAACGACTTAACCTGATTAGCTGTCTGACGGTTAGAACCTGAATAAATCTGAACCCGGAACCCCTGCATACCCTTTTCTTTAATATTCTTTTCCAAAGATCGCTGCATCAGGGTATCCATTCTGAAATCATGATGAAAAACAATCTGTTGCTGAGCTTTTACATTCAAAACCTTTAATGAGAGGATCAGCAATATGACGAAACAGTGTTTCACTTTTGAAGAATTAAATCAACACCGGAAGAAGTACCAAGCCTTTTTGCTCCTGCTTCAATGAGAGCCAGCGCAAACTGTCTGTCGCGTATTCCACCGGAAGCTTTGATTTTCACTTTTTCCGGCAAAACCGATTTCATCAGTTCAACATGGGCAAGCTGAACCCCTCCAAAAAATCCTGTACATGTTTTCACGTAATCAACGCCTATCGTTGCGCTGATTTCACAGGCTTTTTTAATTTCATCATCCGATAACAGGTTGGTTTCAAGGATCACCTTGATGGTCTTGGCTTTCAGACGGCACAGGGTTGCCACACTTTCAATATCTTCGACAAATGGCTTAATATCTCCTGCCTTCAAAGCAGCAATATTCATCACCATATCAATTTCATCGACCCCTTCGTCAAGAGCCTTACGGGTTTCTTCCACTTTTGCATTCACAATGGTATAGCCAAGGGGAAAACCAACAACGGTAACCAGCCTGACATGGGTATTATTCAATAGCTGCCTGGCAAACCTGACAAAATAAGGGGGAATACAAACACCGGCAAATTTGTATTTTATCGCTTCAGCACAAATCTGTTCAATCTGTTGTCTGCTTGCATCCGGTTTCAGAAAAGTATGCTCAATATACCCGGAAATATCGATATTTTCATTAACTTGCTCCATGACAGTTTTTATATTTTTTTCCACTTCCGCAAGGACATGGATCATTTCTACCAACCTTTTTTTCGACCCTGACGGGGACATTTTTTCGCTCTTCCCCACCTGTACTCATTCCTTCAGGCATTTTAGTACCTTCAAAATTATCAGGCCGGGATTCGCGAAGCTTGCTAAAGTCAGATTTTTTAGGCATTTTGGCTTCTTCGACCTGTTCAGGATCCTGTGTCAGAATATCACCTTTGAAAATCATCGGAAGGACTTCTGCATTGATTCTTCCGAGCATTTTTTCAAAGAGATTGAAGGATTCGAGTTTATAGATTAAAATCGGGTCTTTCTGTTCATACGTGGCGTTCTGAACACTCTGCTTAAGGTCGTCCAGCTCGCGAAGGTGTTCTTTCCAGCGGTCGTCAATGTGTGCCAGGGAAGTCATCCTCTCAAATGCGTGAATAATCTCTTTTCCTCTGGTTTTATAAGCTTTTTCGAGATCAACCAGCACTTCGATAACTTTTCTTCCATCGGTAAATGGAACCACGATATATTTGAGTACTTTACCGCGGTCTTCATACACCCTGCGTATAACAGGCCATGCTTTTTCAGCAATGCTGTTGAGTTTACGGTTGTAATGGCTTTTAATGTTGGAAAAAAGCATCTCGCTGAGTTCACCACCTTTCTTTTCCAGGAAATCTTCTTCGGTGATTCCTGAAGAGGTGGCAAAATAGCGCATGACATCATAATCGAGGGAATGTATATCGCCAGTGCTGCGGTGAATTTCTATCAGGTCATCACAAAAATCTCGTAACATATTATTCAGGTCAACAGCAAGCCTTTCTCCAAAAAGGGCATTTCTTCTGCGGGTGTAGATGACCTCACGCTGAGAATTCATCACATCATCATATTCCAGCAACCTTTTTCGTATGCCGAAATGATTTTCTTCAACTTTTCTCTGTGCCCGTTCAATATTTTTTGAGATAATGGAATGTTGAATGACTTCACCTTCCTTGTAGCCGAAGCGGTCTAAAATCCTTGAAATTTTCTCAGATCCGAACAAACGCATGAGGTTGTCTTCAAGGCTGACATAAAACTGAGAAGTACCCGGATCGCCCTGCCTGCCTGCCCTCCCCATCAACTGCCTGTCGATACGCCTCGCTTCATGCCTTTCCGTACCGATGATGGCGAGTCCACCTGCTTCGACAACGCCAGGCCCCAACTTAATGTCGGTACCGCGACCGGCCATATTGGTGGCTATGGTTACTGTTCCGGCACGTCCTGCCTCTGCTACTATTTCCGCTTCTTTCTGGTGATGCTTGGCATTCAAAACATTGTGCCTGATTTTTCTCCTCTCCAATATTTTACTCAGCAATTCGGAAATTTCAACGGAGGTTGTACCTACCAGGACAGGCCTTCCTGCATCCACCAATCTGCTGATTTCATCAACTATGGCATTGTACTTTTCCCGCATAGTCTTGTAAATCAGATCGGGATAATCTTTTCTGATCATCGGACGGTTGGTCGGTATGACAACTACATCCAGTTTATAGATTGACCAGAATTCAGTGGCTTCTGTCTCAGCAGTACCCGTCATCCCGCAAAGCTTGTGATACATCCTGAAGTAGTTCTGAAGGGTTATGGTGGCATAGGTTTGTGTCAGCTTTTCAACTTTTACGTTTTCCTTGGCTTCTATTGCCTGATGCAATCCTTCCGAATATCTCCTGCCTTCGAGTACACGGCCTGTATTTTCATCAACTATCTTTATCTTTCCTTCATCAACAATATATTCAACATCTTTTTCAAATAAAGTATAAGCTTTCAGCAACTGATTGATAATGTGTATTCTCTCAGATTTAATAGCAAAGTCTTTATAAAGGAGGTCTTTTTTCTCCTGCTTTTCAGCCGGTGAAAGATTTGAGTGTTCGATGGCAGAAATTTCGTTTCCGACATCCGGTAATACGAAAAAATGCGGGTCTTCACCGGCCGAAGTAATGGCTTCGATACCCTTGTCGGTGAGTTCAACCGAATTGTTTTTTTCATCAATGACAAAATAGAGTTCTTTGTCAATTTCGGGCATGTGTTTTTGCTGTTCGGCAAGGTAGTAATTTTCAACCTTTTGAAGGTAAGTTTTCACTCCGGGCTCACTCAGAAACTTGATTAATGCTTTGTTTTTCGGTAGTCCCCTGAAAGAACGCAGGAGCATCATGGCTGGCTCTGATGTTTCCTTATAATCAAAAGAATCTGAAAGTGCATTTTTTGCAATGTTGAGAGCCTTGTTTATATAATCTTTCTGAAGACGTATCAGTTTCTCCACACGGGGTTTTAACTCATAAAAATTCTCCTGGTCTTTGTCGCTTGTTTCAGTAGGGCCGGAAATAATCAATGGAGTACGGGCATCGTCAATCAAAACGGAATCGACTTCATCGACCATGGCATAATGGTGTTCACGCTGAACAAGGTCGTCAATGCTGCGTGCCATGTTATCACGAAGGTAGTCAAAGCCAAATTCGTTGTTTGTCCCATAAGTAATATCAGCCAGATATGCGTTTCTTCTTTCTGAAGTATTGGGTTTATAATATTCTATACAATCGACAGTTACATTGAGAAATTCATACAGAGGGCCGTTCCATTCACAGTCACGTCTGGCCAGATAATCATTGACCGTCACAATATGAACACCTTTACCGGCAAGGGCATTCAGATAGGCAGGAAGTGTCGAGACAAGAGTTTTTCCTTCACCGGTTGCCATTTCAGCAATCTTTCCCTGATGAAGAACAACACCTCCCATCAGCTGAACATCGTAATGAACCATGTTCCACTTGATTTTACCACCGGCTGCCATCCATTCGTTCCGGTAAACTGCTTCATCACCTTCAATCCTGACAAAATCTTTTTTTACAGCAAGAAACTTATCTCTTTCTGTTGCTTTTACCCTGATTTCATTGTTTTCCGTAAATCTCCTCGATGTTTCTTTTACCACCGCAAATGCCTCCGGAAGCAAATCCATCAATATTTTTTCCAGTTCTTTATTTTCCTCTTTTTTAATTTTGTCAATTTCCTTGTAAAGTTCTTCCTTTTCCTCAGGCTCCATTTCCTGATTTTCTTCAATCTGTGCTTTTATTTCTTCGATTTTTTCCCTGAACTCTCTGAGGTGATTGTTAATTTTTTCCCTGAATTCATTTGATTTCTGACGCAACTCATCATTCGATAAATCTTTTAGTTTTTCATAAAAGGAATTGATTTTAACTACATAAGGATACAATTGTTTTACATCCCGTTCGGTTTTGCTGCCAAAAAGTGAAGTCAGGGTCTTTGTGATAATGTTCGACATCTGATATTTAAAATTAAATTTTGGATTTTAATCCATTTTATTTTAACGTGCAAATTTACATGAGAAAGTTATACCAAAGTTTTATTTTAAATGCTTCATCAGGTGAAAACAATTATCATGCATAAATGCCATTCAGAAATAGCAAGTGAATCAGGTTAATTGTCATACTTTTGTTTTTTAATCATTTTGCATTATTTGAAGCAGTTATTCAGAACAAAGCCTATTGAAAGCTACAGTCAATCCCATGGGCAGCTTCGAAGAGGCAGCCTGTCGGTCATTGACCTGACTTCGCTCGGGATAGCTGCCATTATCGGAGGTGGTATTTTCAGCGCAATCGGGGAAGTGGCAGCAAGAGGAGGGCCTGGGGTTAGCTTATTGTTCATTTTTACGGCAATAGCATGTGGATTTTCAGGTTTGTGTTATGCTGTTTTTGCTTCCAGAATTCCTGTCAGCGGAAGCGCATATACATACGCTTATGTGAGTTTCGGTGAACTTATCGCCTGGATTATCGGATGGGATTTGATTCTGGAATATGCCATCGGAAATATTGCTGTTGCTTTGTCGTGGTCTGACTATTTTACCGGTATGCTTGACGGACTGGGCATTCACCTGCCGGAATATCTGACCTGCGATTACTGGACAGCTTCCCATCAGCTTACTCAGGAAGGGACTATTGCCTGGCAACAGGCTCCTGTATTTCTGAATATCCGCCTCATTGGCGACATCCCTGCTTTTCTGATTGTCGTATTCATCAGTGTTTTTGTTTATGTGGGTATTCGTGAATCTAAAATTGCAGGTAACCTGATGGTGCTGCTGAAAATCGTTGTCTTGCTGATAGTCATAGGTATTGGTGCTTTTTATATTCATCCTGAAAACTGGAAACCTTTTGCCCCTCACGGCATCAGCGGAATTTTAAAAGGGGTGGGTGGTGTTTTCTTTGCTTATATCGGATTTGATGCCATTACTACCACTGCCGAAGAATGCCGCCATCCGCAAAGGGATTTGCCAAAAGCCATGATTGCTTCTTTGCTTATCACTACTGTATTATATGTTGTAATAACCCTTGTATTAACAGGCATTGTCCGTTATTCTGATCTGGAAGGCGGAGACCCGCTGGCCAAAGTATTCCGGATGCTCAACATGCCGTTTATTTCCTTTTTGGTTGCCTTCGGAGCTATCATTGCCATGGCCAGTGTATTGCTCGTCTTTCAGGTCGGGCAACCCAGAATCTGGATGAGCATGAGCCGTGACGGGCTTCTTCCTTCGAAATTCTCACATATTCATAAACGCTTTAAAACTCCTGATTTTGCCACCATCATCACCTGCCTGCTGGTGGCACTCCCTTCTCTCTTTCTCAACATCAGTGAAGTAACCGATCTGACAAGTATCGGAACTCTTTTCGCTTTTATCCTTGTCTGCGGTGGGGTTTTTATCCTTGAAGATACCGGAAAACTTAATTCAGACAATAGTCATAAAGGTTTTCAGTTGCCGAAAATCAAAAGCAGATGGGTTGTGCCTTTCGTATGGCTGGCTATCATCCTGTTCAGCCTGTTTTTTAACCGTGATAACCTTGAGAATTTTTTCTCTTTTCACCAGGGTGAAAGCTTTTTCCATCAACTGTTTTCCAAAATTTTATCTGCATTTTTTATTTTATGTTCGGTGATCGTTTCGGTCAGGGCAGTGATGAAAAACCTGAATGCCATCCCTGTATTTGGGCTCATGACCAATCTTTTTCTGATGACCGAACTGACAACAGCCACATGGATCAGATTTCTTGTCTGGATGTGTATTGGCTTATGTATTTACTTTTTTTTCAGCCGTAAAAACAGTTTATTAAATGTAAAGGTCAGATGAAAGAAATTCAGCCTATTGCCATACCGGGTATTCATGAACGATTTCTGCCTTTTTTTCTGAAAAATATCGGGAACAGAAGAAAAGTGCTGGATGCGGGAGCCGGTCATGGTGCCATGAGCCGGAAACTTCATGAGTTGGGATTTCAGGTTACTGCTTTAGATTTCAACAAAGAATTATATCAATGCAAAGAAGTCCCGTTTGTGGAAGCAGATCTCACCCAATCATTGCCTTTCCCTGATGCTTCTTTTGAAATTATCATTGCCGTGGAGGTTTGGGAACACATTACCTGCCAGCAAAGGTTTTTACAGGAATCTATGCGGGTTTTAAAACCGGGCGGATTACTCTTTATCAGTACTCCCAATATTCTTTCACTGAAATCGAGGTTCCGCTTTTTATTCACCGGTTTTTTTTATAGTTTTAAACCTCTGGAAATCAACCTGAATGATGGGCTTCAGCATATATCCTCTCAAAGCTATGACCAGATTGTCTGGATGGCATCGCTATCCGGCTTTCAACTTCTGGAAACTGAAACAGACAAAAAACAGAACACTTCTTGTGCTTTGATGATTTTTTATCCTTTTATATTGTTAATCAATATTTTAAGAAAGAGTTCAAGCCGGCATAATCAAAAAACTCTCTTGCTGGGCAGAATACTGTTTTTCAGGTTTATCAAACCTATTTAATCAGATACTGACTGAGCTTTTTATTGTGGCCATTCAACATGTTGATATCCACATATGTATTGATCCCATCAACCCTTCCCGTTGAAGTAAACTGCCAGATTAGAAAATTATTCAGCAAAGGCCTGTTTTTATGATTGGCTATCCATAGCGGGTATTTGTTAAACGTACTGCTGTTGAGGTAACTCAGATAAAACTTTTCGCTTGTATAGATTATCGGTTTAACTCCATATTCTTTTTCGATTATGTCGCACCAGTTTTTTAATCCTTTTTTCAAAGAAGTCATGCTTTGCACCACGCTGTGTTCTTCTAAATCCACGACAGGTGGCAGGTCTCCTTTTTCAAGATTGACATGATTGATAAAATTTTTTGCCTGCAATTCCGAATTTTCATTCGGACGATAATAATGATAAGCTCCTCTGATAATCCCTTTTTCCTTTACTTTTTGCCAGTTCAATGCAAATTGCTTATCCTGATGGTTTTTCCCCGCTGTTGCCCTGATAATGATAAATGAAACAGGAACATTTTCTTTTATATTTCCAAGTTTTTCCCAATTAATCTTCCCCTGATAACCTGAAATATCCAGGCCGAAAATATTATCCGGGTATTTGCCGATTACCTCCTCAAGGTTGTTATTTATATCACTCTTTCTCCAATCCTTGTAAATATAATTTTCATACCTGTGAACTACTCTGAATATCTTTGTCTTAACTTTCTCTCTAAAAACAAAAAATAAAAGTGTGATTAAAACAAGGAAGAATATAAAAAGCAGAATTCTTTTCATCAGCTCCTGATTGCAGAAAATTTAAGTTGCAAAAATAATCGATTCAGGCTTTGAATCAGATGATATTGTTATCCCATGAAATTTTCAGGCTGTGGATTTAACAATCAGGCAGGCATATTTACAAGCTGATTTATGACGAAAGCACTCTTTCGGAAGCTTCTAAAAAAAAAGCCCTTTCCCGACAGATGATCAGGAAAGGGTTTGTAAGGTATTCCGGATTAATTGGCAGCAACCGGCTTCGAAATATTGAATATTTCCTTGAAAGCCTGTTCAAAAGTCGCCTTGGGTAAAGCACCCATTGCCATCTGTGGTTGTCCGTCTTTCGGGCAGAAAAGCAAAGAAGGAATGCTGCGGATACCAAAAACTCCGGCAAGCTCAGCTTCACTTTCAGTATCTACTTTATAGAAGTCAATCAGTCCGTTATATTCTTTCGAAAGCTGTTCGAGTACGGGAGCTACGGCACGGCAAGGTCCGCACCAATCGGCATAAAAATCTATAATCGCTGGCTTGTCCCCGTTAAATTTCCATTCCGTATTGTTTTCGAAATCAAATACTTTTTCAACAAAAGTTTTTTTGGTTAAATGTTCCATGGTCTCAAATATTTAATTTTTTTTATCTGACTCATATTAACCAATATTGATACCAGAAATCAGCCTGCCAGCCTGTCAAGGAAGTACTGACGTTATGTTTCCAAAACGAACAAATTTTCAGATTTATGGTACAATTTTTTCGCTTTACCACCCCTGTAACATTACCTTTGAGCTAAAATTTGATTTTACATTTTTAAGTAGATGCCAGCTTTTCACCTGAAATTTATATGGGTTCCCCTCCTTCTGACTTTTATCATCTCTCCTTTTTTCTCAACTTCTCAGGGCATTCAAACCGATTTCGGAAAATCAAAAGTTCAGTTTGGAAAATTTGACTGGTATTTTTACAAAACATCTTCTTTTGAAGTTTATTACAACAGTGGCGGAAAAAGCCTTGCCCAATATGTATTGACCAATGCCAAAAAGCAATTGAATGAAGTGGAAAAAATTCTCGACTATAAAGCTTCTTCCAGAATAACCATCATCATC comes from Sphingobacteriales bacterium and encodes:
- the secA gene encoding preprotein translocase subunit SecA produces the protein MSNIITKTLTSLFGSKTERDVKQLYPYVVKINSFYEKLKDLSNDELRQKSNEFREKINNHLREFREKIEEIKAQIEENQEMEPEEKEELYKEIDKIKKEENKELEKILMDLLPEAFAVVKETSRRFTENNEIRVKATERDKFLAVKKDFVRIEGDEAVYRNEWMAAGGKIKWNMVHYDVQLMGGVVLHQGKIAEMATGEGKTLVSTLPAYLNALAGKGVHIVTVNDYLARRDCEWNGPLYEFLNVTVDCIEYYKPNTSERRNAYLADITYGTNNEFGFDYLRDNMARSIDDLVQREHHYAMVDEVDSVLIDDARTPLIISGPTETSDKDQENFYELKPRVEKLIRLQKDYINKALNIAKNALSDSFDYKETSEPAMMLLRSFRGLPKNKALIKFLSEPGVKTYLQKVENYYLAEQQKHMPEIDKELYFVIDEKNNSVELTDKGIEAITSAGEDPHFFVLPDVGNEISAIEHSNLSPAEKQEKKDLLYKDFAIKSERIHIINQLLKAYTLFEKDVEYIVDEGKIKIVDENTGRVLEGRRYSEGLHQAIEAKENVKVEKLTQTYATITLQNYFRMYHKLCGMTGTAETEATEFWSIYKLDVVVIPTNRPMIRKDYPDLIYKTMREKYNAIVDEISRLVDAGRPVLVGTTSVEISELLSKILERRKIRHNVLNAKHHQKEAEIVAEAGRAGTVTIATNMAGRGTDIKLGPGVVEAGGLAIIGTERHEARRIDRQLMGRAGRQGDPGTSQFYVSLEDNLMRLFGSEKISRILDRFGYKEGEVIQHSIISKNIERAQRKVEENHFGIRKRLLEYDDVMNSQREVIYTRRRNALFGERLAVDLNNMLRDFCDDLIEIHRSTGDIHSLDYDVMRYFATSSGITEEDFLEKKGGELSEMLFSNIKSHYNRKLNSIAEKAWPVIRRVYEDRGKVLKYIVVPFTDGRKVIEVLVDLEKAYKTRGKEIIHAFERMTSLAHIDDRWKEHLRELDDLKQSVQNATYEQKDPILIYKLESFNLFEKMLGRINAEVLPMIFKGDILTQDPEQVEEAKMPKKSDFSKLRESRPDNFEGTKMPEGMSTGGEERKNVPVRVEKKVGRNDPCPCGSGKKYKNCHGAS
- a CDS encoding amino acid permease; this translates as MKQLFRTKPIESYSQSHGQLRRGSLSVIDLTSLGIAAIIGGGIFSAIGEVAARGGPGVSLLFIFTAIACGFSGLCYAVFASRIPVSGSAYTYAYVSFGELIAWIIGWDLILEYAIGNIAVALSWSDYFTGMLDGLGIHLPEYLTCDYWTASHQLTQEGTIAWQQAPVFLNIRLIGDIPAFLIVVFISVFVYVGIRESKIAGNLMVLLKIVVLLIVIGIGAFYIHPENWKPFAPHGISGILKGVGGVFFAYIGFDAITTTAEECRHPQRDLPKAMIASLLITTVLYVVITLVLTGIVRYSDLEGGDPLAKVFRMLNMPFISFLVAFGAIIAMASVLLVFQVGQPRIWMSMSRDGLLPSKFSHIHKRFKTPDFATIITCLLVALPSLFLNISEVTDLTSIGTLFAFILVCGGVFILEDTGKLNSDNSHKGFQLPKIKSRWVVPFVWLAIILFSLFFNRDNLENFFSFHQGESFFHQLFSKILSAFFILCSVIVSVRAVMKNLNAIPVFGLMTNLFLMTELTTATWIRFLVWMCIGLCIYFFFSRKNSLLNVKVR
- a CDS encoding class I SAM-dependent methyltransferase produces the protein MKEIQPIAIPGIHERFLPFFLKNIGNRRKVLDAGAGHGAMSRKLHELGFQVTALDFNKELYQCKEVPFVEADLTQSLPFPDASFEIIIAVEVWEHITCQQRFLQESMRVLKPGGLLFISTPNILSLKSRFRFLFTGFFYSFKPLEINLNDGLQHISSQSYDQIVWMASLSGFQLLETETDKKQNTSCALMIFYPFILLINILRKSSSRHNQKTLLLGRILFFRFIKPI
- a CDS encoding glycoside hydrolase family 25 protein; this translates as MKRILLFIFFLVLITLLFFVFREKVKTKIFRVVHRYENYIYKDWRKSDINNNLEEVIGKYPDNIFGLDISGYQGKINWEKLGNIKENVPVSFIIIRATAGKNHQDKQFALNWQKVKEKGIIRGAYHYYRPNENSELQAKNFINHVNLEKGDLPPVVDLEEHSVVQSMTSLKKGLKNWCDIIEKEYGVKPIIYTSEKFYLSYLNSSTFNKYPLWIANHKNRPLLNNFLIWQFTSTGRVDGINTYVDINMLNGHNKKLSQYLIK
- the trxA gene encoding thioredoxin gives rise to the protein MEHLTKKTFVEKVFDFENNTEWKFNGDKPAIIDFYADWCGPCRAVAPVLEQLSKEYNGLIDFYKVDTESEAELAGVFGIRSIPSLLFCPKDGQPQMAMGALPKATFEQAFKEIFNISKPVAAN